The following proteins are co-located in the Urocitellus parryii isolate mUroPar1 chromosome 15, mUroPar1.hap1, whole genome shotgun sequence genome:
- the Tgfb1 gene encoding transforming growth factor beta-1 proprotein: MPPSGLRLLPLLLPLLWLLVLTPGRPVAGLSTCKTIDMELVKRKRIEAIRGQILSKLRLASPPSQGEVPPGPLPEAVLALYNSTRDRVAGESAEPEPEPEADYYAKEVTRVLMVESTNKIYEKTKDISHSVYMFFNTSELREAVPDPLLLSRAELRLQRLKVKAEQHVELYQKYRNNSWRYLSNRLLTPSNTQEWLSFDVTGVVRQWLSQGEEIEGFRFSAHCSCDSKDNVLQVDINGIGPRRRGDLAAIHDMNRPFLLLMATPLERAQHLHSSRHRRALDTNYCFSSTEKNCCVRQLYIDFRKDLGWKWIHEPKGYHANFCLGPCPYIWSLDTQYSKVLALYNQHNPGASASPCCVPQALEPLPIVYYVGRKPKVEQLSNMIVRSCKCS, from the exons ATGCCGCCCTCCGGGCTGCGGCTCCTGCCGCTGCTGCTACCGCTGCTATGGCTACTAGTGCTGACGCCCGGCCGGCCAGTCGCGGGACTATCCACCTGCAAGACCATCGATATGGAGCTGGTGAAGCGGAAGCGCATCGAGGCCATCCGTGGCCAGATTCTGTCCAAGCTACGGCTCGCCAGCCCCCCGAGCCAGGGGGAGGTGCCGCCCGGCCCGCTGCCCGAGGCCGTGCTCGCCTTGTACAACAGCACCCGCGACCGGGTGGCGGGGGAGAGCGCCGAGCCGGAGCCCGAGCCCGAGGCGGACTACTACGCCAAGGAGGTCACCCGCGTGCTAATGGTGGAAAGCACCAACA AAATCTATGAGAAAACCAAGGACATCTCACACAGCGTGTACATGTTCTTCAACACATCAGAGCTCCGGGAAGCAGTGCCGGACCCTCTATTGCTGTCCCGGGCAGAGCTACGTCTGCAGAGGCTCAAGGTAAAAGCCGAACAGCACGTGGAGCTGTACCAG aaatacagaaacaaTTCCTGGCGCTACCTCAGCAACCGACTGCTGACCCCCAGTAACACGCAGGAGTGGTTGTCCTTTGACGTCACTGGAGTCGTGCGGCAGTGGCTGAGCCAAGGAG AGGAGATAGAGGGCTTTCGTTTCAGCGCCCACTGCTCCTGTGACAGTAAAGATAACGTGCTCCAAGTGGACATAAACG GGATCGGTCCCAGACGCCGGGGTGACCTGGCTGCCATTCATGACATGAACCGGCCCTTCCTGCTCCTCATGGCCACGCCACTGGAGAGGGCCCAGCACCTGCATAGCTCCCGGCACCGCCGAGCCCTGGACACCAACTACTGCTTCAG CTCCACAGAGAAGAACTGCTGCGTGCGGCAGCTATACATTGACTTCCGCAAGGATCTGGGTTGGAAATGGATCCATGAGCCCAAGGGCTACCATGCGAACTTCTGCCTGGGACCGTGCCCTTACATTTGGAGCCTGGACACGCAGTACAGCAAG GTCCTGGCTCTGTACAACCAGCACAACCCAGGCGCATCGGCGTCGCCGTGCTGCGTGCCGCAGGCTCTGGAGCCTCTGCCCATCGTGTACTACGTGGGCCGCAAGCCCAAGGTGGAGCAGCTGTCCAACATGATCGTGCGCTCCTGCAAGTGCAGCTGa